A region from the Mercenaria mercenaria strain notata chromosome 7, MADL_Memer_1, whole genome shotgun sequence genome encodes:
- the LOC123554923 gene encoding kelch-like protein 26, which translates to MSDSRDVQKVKADNYGSAVLHNLGKLRERTELCDFKVCADGRVFEVHKCLLAATSDYFRVMFGGVMTESKQNMVDLKGVTADGLQHVLDFIYSGEMRLHYDNLTEIINTASHLQVQSGLDLCSSYIISLMTFDNAEDFLSIADTYSLEKVLEHWDDMIQSNFFEFSQTPHFLKMNSEMLIKHISKNKLRMPTEYKLFRCVEKWFYYNTNRIASDASSVLSHIRFPLMSQMELASVQDSDVIKRCPQGVQYVAKGFRYHMESKDGHPSMEIVSNLRSESPCLVFVHYGSSYMPFQITAYDNRTRMFYRLFSDVNGSRDCRVAVIDNFTYICRVVDFGGGSLMSSVFRFDPRHLCGQELRPMRRLRLDFALVSVGKFLYVFGGLTDQFAILDSVERYNVLTNMWEDLPPLHAATHSLATIKYEDKIYLTGGVVLLGPERQAMNTFICYHTTSRHYESKPGMLYARRLHDMVLVGERVYVMGGIPRTGTPLHGQIPIEYYSHIANQWTLLSSTLSGRSIGHYIYFDNKVLSLGHEHHNATEDEVWSYSPDSDTWARHIKAPQRMSLTQAMCVKHFVNFGDEKVSKLYMKEK; encoded by the exons ATGAGTGACAGCCGAGATGTTCAGAAGGTGAAAGCAGACAATTATGGAAGTGCAGTCTTACACAATCTCGGTAAATTACGCGAGCGCACAGAACTGTGCGATTTCAAAGTATGTGCAGATGGGAGAGTTTTTGAG gtACATAAATGCCTGCTGGCAGCGACAAGCGATTACTTCAGGGTTATGTTCGGAGGGGTCATGACAGAGAGCAAACAGAACATGGTCGACTTGAAAG gtGTTACAGCTGATGGTCTTCAGCATGTTCTAGATTTTATCTACAGTGGGGAAATGCGTCTACACTATGACAATCTCACTGAAATAATCAACACTGCCAGCCACTTGCAGGTTCAATCAGGTCTTGATCTCTGTAGCTCATATATAATATCACTAATGACCTTTGACAATGCTGAGGACTTTTTAAGTATTGCTGACACGTACTCTCTCGAAAAAGTTCTCGAACATTGGGACGATATGATTCAGAGCAATTTCTTTGAGTTTAGTCAGACGccacattttctaaaaatgaattCCGAAATGTTGATAAAgcatatatcaaaaaataaacttAGAATGCCGACAGAATATAAACTGTTTCGATGTgtagaaaaatggttttattaCAATACCAACAGAATAGCTTCCGATGCATCTTCTGTTTTAAGTCATATACGATTCCCGCTCATGTCACAAATGGAGTTGGCATCAGTTCAGGACAGTGATGTCATTAAAAGATGTCCTCAGGGAGTTCAGTATGTTGCAAAGGGTTTTCGCTATCATATGGAGAGTAAAGACGGACATCCGAGCATGGAGATCGTATCTAATCTCAGGAGCGAGTCCCCTTGCTTAGTGTTTGTTCATTACGGATCATCGTACATGCCATTTCAAATCACTGCTTATGATAATAGAACGCGAATGTTCTACCGTTTATTCTCAGATGTGAACGGGAGTAGAGACTGTCGTGTGGCTGTTATAGATAACTTTACGTACATTTGTCGGGTCGTTGATTTTGGAGGGGGAAGCCTAATGAGTTCTGTGTTCAGATTTGATCCGCGACATTTATGTGGACAAGAATTGCGACCAATGAGGAGATTGAGGCTTGACTTTGCGCTTGTCTCAGTCGGGAAATTTTTGTACGTTTTCGGAGGTCTAACAGACCAGTTTGCAATACTTGATTCTGTAGAACGCTACAACGTCCTGACAAACATGTGGGAAGACTTACCTCCTCTTCATGCGGCGACACATTCCCTGGCGACAATTAAGTACGAAGATAAAATCTACCTCACGGGTGGGGTCGTATTATTGGGACCAGAACGACAGGCCATGAATACCTTCATTTGCTACCATACTACCTCGCGGCACTATGAAAGTAAACCAGGGATGTTGTATGCACGTAGACTTCACGATATGGTTTTAGTCGGTGAACGGGTTTATGTAATGGGTGGTATTCCACGCACGGGTACACCTCTTCATGGACAAATTCCAATAGAATATTATAGTCACATTGCAAATCAGTGGACACTGTTGTCGAGTACACTTAGTGGGCGGTCTATTGGTCATTACATTTACTTTGACAACAAGGTATTATCTCTAGGACACGAGCACCATAACGCAACCGAGGACGAGGTCTGGTCATACAGTCCAGACTCGGACACATGGGCTCGTCACATTAAAGCTCCGCAGAGAATGAGTCTCACGCAAGCAATGTGTGTGAAACATTTTGTTAACTTCGGAGATGAAAAAGTGAGTAAGCTCTACATGAAGGAAAAATGA